From the Senegalimassilia faecalis genome, one window contains:
- a CDS encoding SLC13 family permease, translated as MNKRPRGSIGARIRAFLAREAVLAVAAAAALASCALVPPDAAYAHYIDWHTLALLFCLMTVVAGFRKLGVLDSAGAWLVARARTPRAVAAALVALAFFASMLVTNDVALITFVPLALVVLRRANMEARLCLVATLMTVAANLGSMLTPVGNPQNLYLFTASGMSIREFLLLMAPYTLASAALLTAVITLAFREKPTQMAKGKGLAKSESVTSSVAVVRNRQQTHRESNADANDARTFCSPSGPGSSEGERPGGQAKSSEFTTHPIRFALYLALFIACFAAVAGALDVRMLLAVVLLATALSDASLLRRVDWGLLATFVALFVFVGNMARVPLLHDALVAAVDGNALLAAVGASQVISNVPAAVLLSRLTDQWSALIVGTNLGGLGTLIASMASLITFKAVSVGRAGIRTHYLRTFTLVNVAFLTALLALAFVFGPTA; from the coding sequence ATGAACAAGCGGCCCCGTGGGTCCATTGGGGCCCGCATCCGCGCCTTTCTTGCGCGCGAGGCCGTGCTGGCGGTGGCGGCCGCAGCCGCGCTGGCGTCTTGTGCGCTGGTGCCGCCGGACGCCGCTTATGCGCACTACATCGACTGGCATACGCTTGCGCTGCTGTTTTGCCTGATGACGGTGGTGGCGGGCTTCCGCAAGCTCGGTGTGCTGGATTCGGCGGGCGCATGGCTGGTCGCGCGTGCCCGCACGCCGCGCGCCGTGGCCGCAGCGCTGGTAGCCCTTGCGTTTTTCGCCAGCATGTTGGTGACGAACGACGTGGCGCTCATCACGTTCGTGCCGTTGGCGCTGGTGGTGCTGCGCCGCGCGAACATGGAAGCGCGCCTGTGCCTGGTGGCCACGCTTATGACGGTGGCGGCGAACCTGGGCAGCATGCTCACGCCCGTCGGCAATCCGCAAAATCTGTACCTGTTCACGGCGTCGGGCATGAGCATACGCGAGTTTCTCCTGCTCATGGCCCCGTACACGTTGGCGTCGGCCGCTCTGTTGACCGCCGTGATTACTCTGGCGTTTCGCGAAAAGCCTACCCAGATGGCGAAGGGGAAGGGGCTGGCGAAGTCCGAAAGCGTGACGAGCTCGGTCGCGGTTGTCCGCAATCGGCAGCAAACTCATCGCGAAAGCAATGCGGATGCGAACGATGCCAGAACATTCTGCTCGCCGAGTGGGCCGGGCTCTTCCGAAGGCGAACGCCCTGGCGGCCAGGCAAAATCTTCCGAATTCACCACCCATCCCATCCGATTCGCGCTCTACCTGGCGCTATTCATTGCGTGCTTTGCTGCCGTTGCCGGTGCGCTAGACGTGCGCATGCTGCTGGCGGTGGTGTTGCTGGCAACGGCGCTGTCTGACGCCAGTTTGCTGCGTCGCGTCGACTGGGGGCTGCTTGCCACGTTCGTGGCGCTGTTCGTGTTCGTGGGCAACATGGCGCGCGTGCCGCTGCTGCACGACGCGTTGGTCGCGGCGGTAGACGGTAACGCGCTGCTGGCGGCTGTCGGCGCCAGCCAGGTCATCAGCAACGTGCCCGCCGCCGTGCTGTTGTCGAGGCTCACCGACCAGTGGTCGGCGCTTATCGTTGGCACGAACCTCGGCGGCCTGGGCACGCTCATCGCGTCCATGGCAAGCCTCATCACGTTCAAGGCCGTCTCAGTCGGCCGAGCCGGCATCCGCACGCACTACCTGCGCACGTTCACCCTGGTCAACGTAGCGTTTCTGACGGCGCTTCTGGCGTTGGCGTTTGTTTTTGGGCCTACGGCATAG